The following are encoded together in the Cyanobacterium aponinum PCC 10605 genome:
- a CDS encoding four helix bundle protein: MDLVVICYQLTSLFPKTEIYGLSSQIQRAAVSIPANIAEGKGRNHLGDYIRHLSMANGSLKELETHLMIIGRLGYLNLSSG, from the coding sequence ATGGATTTGGTAGTAATATGTTATCAATTAACTTCTCTATTTCCCAAAACAGAAATTTATGGTTTAAGTAGTCAAATACAAAGAGCCGCAGTTTCAATTCCTGCCAACATCGCAGAAGGAAAAGGGAGAAACCATTTGGGTGATTATATTCGTCATCTTTCTATGGCAAATGGCTCACTCAAAGAATTAGAAACTCATTTGATGATTATAGGACGATTAGGCTATCTTAACCTGAGTTCGGGATAA
- a CDS encoding SHOCT domain-containing protein, producing MAKNYFILNSNQDLEKAYQAIILWFKGQLYEVEGIKQDTYYLIQARKTGTIRTLLGSNLAFKIKIYISSESLNGKKEFVIETGRGKWIQNIAGASFASIFTAGLTIWTGIAMAGWGLWLENQLISYLEKDANFVRVKPKEEGTIKESNNTDYVYEINIEKNSDQQQIINELQTEIDKLEIAFTDEILTEEEFVRKKAILEKQLDDYEVNLLIEEKVKKLQDAFSQGILDQIEYEKKVHDLEANVREKFLTQRKAERNKTKIVKLKEALKNGIITQQEFDRKIAQLS from the coding sequence ATGGCAAAAAACTACTTTATTCTTAATAGTAATCAAGATTTAGAAAAAGCATATCAAGCAATTATTCTCTGGTTTAAAGGTCAATTATATGAAGTAGAGGGTATTAAACAAGATACTTACTACTTAATTCAGGCTCGAAAAACTGGTACAATTAGAACGTTATTAGGCAGTAATTTGGCTTTTAAAATTAAAATCTACATATCTTCAGAAAGCCTCAACGGGAAAAAAGAGTTTGTAATAGAAACAGGTAGGGGAAAGTGGATTCAAAATATAGCAGGGGCTAGTTTTGCTAGTATTTTTACGGCGGGTTTAACTATTTGGACAGGAATAGCCATGGCTGGTTGGGGTTTATGGTTAGAAAATCAATTAATTAGTTATTTAGAAAAAGACGCTAATTTTGTCAGAGTAAAACCAAAGGAAGAAGGGACAATTAAAGAGTCTAATAACACCGATTATGTTTATGAAATAAATATAGAAAAAAATTCAGATCAACAGCAAATAATTAATGAGTTACAAACAGAAATTGATAAGTTAGAAATTGCTTTTACTGATGAGATTTTAACAGAAGAAGAGTTTGTGAGAAAAAAGGCTATTTTAGAAAAACAATTAGATGATTATGAGGTTAATTTACTCATTGAGGAAAAAGTAAAAAAATTACAAGATGCTTTTTCTCAAGGAATTTTAGACCAAATAGAATACGAAAAAAAAGTGCATGATTTAGAGGCAAATGTGAGGGAAAAGTTTTTAACTCAAAGAAAAGCAGAAAGAAATAAAACCAAAATTGTTAAGTTAAAAGAAGCTCTCAAAAATGGTATTATTACACAACAAGAGTTCGATCGCAAAATAGCTCAATTATCATAG
- a CDS encoding succinate dehydrogenase/fumarate reductase flavoprotein subunit encodes MFKHDVFIVGGGLAGCRAALEIKKQNPALDVALVAKTHPIRSHSVAAQGGIAASLKNVDPDDGWKAHAFDTVKGSDYLADQDAVEYLTKEAPEVIIELEHLGVLFSRLEDGRIAQRAFGGHSHKRTCYAADKTGHAILHELVNNLRRFGVTIYEEWYVMELIFEGKEAKGVVMFNIGDGRLEIVSAKAIMFATGGYGRVFNTTSNDYASTGDGLAMSALTKGAATPNASLPLEDMEFVQFHPTGLYPVGVLISEAVRGEGAYLRNSEGERFMARYAPNQMELAPRDITSRAIVMEIRAGRGINPDGSSGGIYVHLDLTHMGKEKIMSRVPFCWEEAHRLVGVDAVTQPMPVRPTAHYCMGGIPVNTDGRVRLNGEELTEGFFAAGECACVSVHGANRLGSNSLLECVVYGRRVGRAIASYVSNRNLPDIDEKKYLAKAEKRIKDLLNQKGNIRINSLRQEFQDCMTEHCGVFRTEEVMGEGLSRIQNLKAKYSQIYLDDKSRYWNQELIEALELQNIMIVGEIILTSAFHRQESRGAHSREDFPGRNDQQYLQHTLAYYSSRGVKIDYMPVVINMFEPKERKY; translated from the coding sequence ATGTTCAAGCATGATGTATTTATTGTTGGTGGTGGTTTAGCAGGATGTCGTGCGGCATTAGAAATCAAAAAACAAAATCCAGCCTTAGATGTTGCTTTAGTGGCAAAAACTCACCCAATTCGATCGCATTCTGTGGCCGCACAAGGGGGTATCGCCGCCAGTTTAAAAAATGTTGATCCCGATGACGGATGGAAAGCCCACGCCTTTGACACTGTTAAAGGTTCAGACTATTTAGCTGATCAAGATGCAGTGGAATATCTTACCAAAGAAGCACCAGAAGTAATCATCGAGTTAGAACATTTAGGAGTGTTATTTTCCCGTTTAGAAGATGGTAGAATTGCCCAGAGAGCATTTGGAGGGCATTCTCATAAACGCACCTGTTACGCCGCCGATAAAACAGGTCATGCTATACTCCATGAATTAGTCAATAATTTACGCCGTTTTGGTGTCACCATCTACGAAGAATGGTATGTGATGGAATTAATTTTTGAGGGGAAAGAAGCCAAAGGGGTAGTGATGTTTAACATCGGTGATGGGCGTTTAGAGATAGTTTCTGCAAAGGCGATAATGTTTGCTACGGGGGGCTATGGTAGGGTATTTAATACCACTTCTAATGATTATGCTTCTACTGGAGATGGTTTAGCCATGAGTGCGCTCACCAAAGGTGCGGCTACGCCGAACGCATCTTTACCCTTAGAAGATATGGAATTTGTGCAGTTTCACCCAACGGGATTGTATCCTGTGGGAGTATTAATTTCTGAAGCAGTGCGAGGAGAAGGGGCATATCTACGCAACAGCGAAGGGGAAAGATTTATGGCACGTTACGCCCCCAATCAGATGGAATTAGCACCCCGTGACATTACCTCCCGTGCGATAGTGATGGAAATTCGAGCAGGAAGGGGTATTAATCCTGACGGTAGTAGTGGCGGTATTTATGTTCATTTAGACTTAACCCACATGGGTAAAGAAAAGATAATGAGTCGTGTACCGTTTTGTTGGGAAGAAGCTCATCGTTTAGTGGGGGTTGATGCGGTAACTCAACCCATGCCTGTGCGCCCAACTGCTCATTATTGTATGGGGGGGATTCCCGTTAATACCGATGGTAGAGTGAGACTTAATGGAGAAGAATTGACAGAGGGATTTTTTGCGGCAGGAGAATGTGCCTGTGTATCAGTGCATGGGGCGAATCGTCTTGGTAGTAATTCTCTCCTTGAATGTGTGGTTTATGGTAGAAGAGTAGGACGTGCGATCGCATCTTATGTTTCCAATCGTAATTTACCTGACATTGATGAAAAGAAATATTTAGCTAAAGCGGAAAAACGCATTAAAGATTTACTAAACCAAAAAGGTAATATTCGCATAAATAGTTTGAGACAGGAATTTCAAGACTGCATGACGGAGCATTGTGGCGTATTTCGCACTGAAGAAGTAATGGGAGAGGGATTAAGTCGTATTCAGAACTTAAAGGCTAAATATAGTCAAATATATCTTGATGATAAGAGTCGTTATTGGAATCAAGAATTAATCGAAGCCCTTGAATTACAAAATATCATGATAGTAGGTGAAATAATTTTAACTTCCGCCTTTCATCGTCAAGAAAGCAGAGGGGCGCATTCACGGGAGGATTTTCCCGGCAGAAATGATCAACAATACTTACAACATACCCTTGCTTACTATTCTTCGAGGGGAGTAAAAATTGATTATATGCCCGTTGTAATTAATATGTTTGAACCAAAGGAAAGAAAATATTAG
- a CDS encoding PEP-CTERM sorting domain-containing protein, which produces MDVSIACEGAFAGNNENQDLSGLFNVSNWTQYAKVDGDSGTSNGLTVNGGGTSSTWSLTGIDFNSFDIMAILKGGPTFSAYLLDSAGLNWNTDGILKGNYKPGPGLSHFTIYTSAKTPQPVPEPLTILGTGLALGLGGLFKSKQKQKLEG; this is translated from the coding sequence TTGGATGTTTCAATTGCTTGTGAGGGTGCTTTTGCAGGAAATAACGAAAATCAAGATTTAAGCGGACTATTCAATGTTAGCAATTGGACTCAATATGCAAAAGTTGACGGAGATAGCGGAACAAGTAATGGATTAACAGTCAATGGAGGAGGCACTTCTAGCACTTGGAGTTTAACAGGTATAGATTTCAATTCGTTTGATATTATGGCCATTTTGAAAGGAGGTCCTACTTTTAGTGCTTATCTATTAGACAGTGCTGGTCTAAATTGGAATACAGATGGTATCTTGAAAGGTAATTACAAGCCAGGCCCTGGACTATCTCATTTCACCATATATACTTCTGCAAAAACTCCACAACCCGTACCTGAGCCTTTAACTATTTTGGGAACTGGATTAGCATTAGGATTAGGTGGTTTGTTTAAAAGTAAACAAAAACAAAAATTAGAGGGTTAA
- a CDS encoding helix-hairpin-helix domain-containing protein, whose product MSNSNWFEKIPSWVWWSLTPYFGGFSFIYAGWKIKNNRWVLWGIVFIFGSIITGGFIGSFSNFLILIMPLIQLATAFKFKQEFLVKTAPKNILISSLEIAESIAKYRGKIDINNCSQDDLVYGLGLPIVYANDLQLLKEEGYMFTHLEELVDLVGIPEQILRRIEPLIIFTYDINKETDISWRRLNSLSIQELVSHGIDDVNAEKIVSERNQKGAYKSLLDIKKRTGIPINIYRHLV is encoded by the coding sequence ATGTCTAATAGTAATTGGTTTGAAAAAATACCTTCATGGGTTTGGTGGTCATTAACTCCATATTTTGGTGGTTTTTCTTTTATATATGCAGGTTGGAAAATTAAAAATAATAGGTGGGTTTTATGGGGAATAGTTTTCATTTTTGGTTCAATAATTACTGGTGGTTTTATAGGTAGTTTTTCTAACTTTTTAATTTTAATTATGCCCTTAATTCAACTGGCTACAGCTTTTAAATTTAAGCAAGAATTTTTAGTAAAAACTGCCCCTAAAAATATTTTAATTTCATCCTTAGAAATAGCCGAATCTATCGCAAAATATCGAGGTAAAATAGATATTAATAATTGTTCTCAAGATGATTTAGTTTATGGTTTAGGTTTACCCATCGTTTATGCGAATGATTTACAACTTTTAAAAGAAGAAGGGTATATGTTTACCCATTTAGAAGAATTAGTCGATTTAGTCGGTATTCCTGAGCAAATTTTACGCAGAATTGAGCCTTTAATTATTTTCACCTACGACATAAATAAAGAAACTGATATTTCTTGGCGACGTTTAAATAGTCTTTCTATTCAAGAATTGGTTTCCCATGGTATTGATGATGTAAATGCGGAAAAAATAGTTTCAGAAAGAAACCAAAAAGGCGCTTATAAATCTTTATTAGATATAAAAAAACGTACAGGAATACCTATTAATATTTATCGTCATCTCGTATGA
- a CDS encoding WecB/TagA/CpsF family glycosyltransferase, producing the protein MEKINFLNITINNVSLSELLTELSTKGGLIVTPNVDHLVKLQTDSSFLKAYHLADYVVCDSKILQYALKLLGKPIKEKISGSDLFPAFYNYNRDNKDIKIFLLGGMEGVAEKAKNNINQKVGREMVVEALSPSFGFENNEAECQEIIKKINESEANVLA; encoded by the coding sequence ATGGAAAAAATTAATTTTCTCAATATCACCATCAATAATGTATCTTTATCAGAACTACTAACCGAATTAAGTACAAAAGGAGGGTTAATTGTAACTCCAAATGTGGATCACCTTGTTAAACTACAAACAGATTCTAGTTTTCTTAAGGCTTATCATCTTGCTGACTATGTAGTATGTGATAGTAAAATCCTTCAATATGCGTTGAAACTGTTAGGAAAACCAATAAAAGAGAAAATATCAGGCTCAGATTTATTTCCTGCTTTTTATAATTACAATCGAGATAACAAAGACATTAAAATTTTTCTCCTTGGAGGTATGGAGGGAGTAGCTGAGAAAGCAAAGAATAATATCAATCAAAAAGTAGGCAGAGAAATGGTTGTTGAGGCTTTATCTCCTAGTTTTGGCTTTGAAAATAACGAGGCAGAATGTCAAGAAATCATCAAAAAAATTAATGAATCAGAAGCAAATGTTTTAGCTTAA
- a CDS encoding glycoside hydrolase, whose protein sequence is MSHPLYVAFIWHQHQPLYKSRLSNHDFGGQYRLPWVRLHGTKDYLDLMLILEKYPKLHQTVNLVPSLMLQLEDYAKGDVLDPYLALSLTAVSQLTIQQKEFIINHFFDANHYHMIRPHRRYDELYQERHDLGTKWCLKNWQDNDYADVLAWHNLAWIDPVFWDDPEIAGWLRKGKRFNLEDRRNIWKKQREIISRIIPQHKKMQDAGQLEVTTTPYTHPILPLLADTNAGQVAVPKMRLPSVRFQWEEDIPRHLDKALAMYQERFGRSPRGLWPSEQSVSPTILPHVAKRGFDWLCSDEGVLGISIEHYFYRDETGNVYDPDRLYRPYRLETENGDLSIVFRDHRLSDLIGFSYGSMTADNAAKDLIGHLEAISRRLKSKQEEDQTSLEQPWLVTIALDGENCWEFYEQDGKIFLETLYERLSRQEDIQLVTVSEFIDKFPPTEVIKRDRLHTGSWIDANFTTWIGDPDKNKAWEYLQAARETLAKHPEATETTNPEAWEALYAAEGSDWFWWFGDPHHSSHDDMFDQLFREHLIALYQALKEPVPEYLYKPVAEPRKQEEDYIPGSFIHPPIDGQGEDEDWERAGKIIIGGSRGTMHRSSVIPRIFYGWNHLSFYLRFDLKQGINSGKDLPSELHLAWYFADVVGSNNGLPLADVPDKDPVNHYFRYHLGIHIPSQTCWLEEAGGDFKWHSRHCEVRIALDRALEIAFPWKNLHVDPDQKIYLVAVLADNGKFKEALTQEHPICIQVP, encoded by the coding sequence ATGTCTCATCCCCTGTATGTAGCCTTTATTTGGCATCAACATCAACCACTCTATAAGTCTCGTCTCTCTAATCATGATTTCGGTGGTCAATATCGTTTGCCGTGGGTAAGATTACATGGGACAAAAGACTATCTGGACTTGATGTTAATTCTTGAGAAATATCCAAAGTTACATCAAACGGTTAACCTAGTTCCTTCCTTAATGTTGCAGTTAGAGGATTACGCCAAGGGAGATGTTTTAGATCCCTATTTAGCTCTAAGTTTGACGGCGGTTTCCCAACTAACGATACAACAAAAAGAATTTATTATTAATCACTTTTTCGATGCTAATCATTACCATATGATTCGCCCTCATCGTCGCTATGATGAACTGTATCAAGAGCGTCATGATTTGGGGACAAAATGGTGTTTAAAAAATTGGCAGGATAATGATTATGCGGATGTTTTAGCGTGGCATAACTTAGCATGGATTGATCCTGTTTTTTGGGATGATCCAGAAATTGCAGGTTGGTTAAGAAAGGGTAAACGTTTTAATTTAGAAGATCGCAGAAATATTTGGAAAAAGCAAAGGGAAATAATTAGTCGCATCATACCTCAACATAAAAAGATGCAGGATGCAGGACAATTGGAAGTTACAACCACTCCTTATACTCATCCTATCTTACCTTTGTTAGCGGATACTAATGCTGGACAGGTGGCAGTACCAAAAATGCGTTTACCTTCTGTGCGTTTCCAGTGGGAGGAGGATATTCCTCGTCATTTGGATAAGGCTTTGGCTATGTATCAAGAACGTTTTGGGCGATCGCCTCGTGGTTTGTGGCCTAGTGAACAATCAGTAAGTCCGACTATTTTACCCCATGTGGCAAAAAGGGGATTTGACTGGTTATGTTCTGATGAGGGAGTGCTAGGAATATCCATTGAACATTACTTCTATCGGGATGAGACGGGCAATGTTTATGATCCTGATAGATTATATCGTCCTTATCGTTTAGAGACGGAGAACGGCGATTTAAGCATAGTATTTAGAGATCACCGTTTATCAGATTTGATAGGTTTTTCTTATGGTTCGATGACTGCGGATAATGCGGCAAAGGATTTAATCGGACATTTAGAAGCCATTTCCCGTCGTCTCAAAAGTAAGCAAGAAGAGGATCAAACCAGTTTAGAACAACCTTGGTTAGTTACCATTGCCCTAGACGGAGAAAACTGCTGGGAGTTTTACGAGCAGGATGGCAAAATTTTCTTAGAAACCCTCTATGAAAGACTATCTCGTCAAGAGGATATACAATTAGTCACTGTTTCTGAATTTATTGATAAATTCCCCCCCACCGAAGTAATTAAACGCGATCGCCTCCATACAGGTTCATGGATTGACGCAAACTTCACCACATGGATTGGAGATCCCGATAAAAATAAAGCATGGGAATACCTCCAAGCCGCCAGAGAAACCCTTGCCAAACATCCTGAAGCCACAGAAACAACTAACCCAGAAGCATGGGAAGCCCTCTACGCCGCCGAAGGCTCAGACTGGTTTTGGTGGTTTGGCGATCCCCATCACTCCAGCCATGATGATATGTTTGATCAACTTTTCAGGGAACATTTAATCGCCCTTTATCAAGCCTTAAAAGAGCCTGTACCCGAATATCTCTACAAACCAGTAGCAGAACCGAGAAAACAAGAAGAAGACTATATCCCCGGTAGCTTTATTCATCCCCCCATTGATGGACAAGGAGAAGATGAAGATTGGGAAAGAGCAGGTAAAATTATTATTGGCGGCTCAAGGGGTACTATGCACCGCAGTAGCGTTATTCCTCGTATTTTCTACGGTTGGAATCACCTCAGTTTCTATCTTCGTTTTGACTTAAAACAGGGCATAAACTCTGGCAAAGATTTACCCTCAGAACTTCATTTAGCTTGGTATTTTGCCGATGTGGTAGGTTCTAATAACGGTTTACCTTTAGCAGATGTACCAGATAAAGATCCTGTTAACCACTATTTCCGCTATCACTTGGGAATTCATATTCCCTCTCAAACCTGTTGGTTAGAGGAAGCTGGAGGGGATTTTAAATGGCATTCCCGTCATTGTGAAGTAAGAATAGCACTCGATCGCGCTTTAGAGATTGCTTTCCCTTGGAAAAATCTGCACGTTGACCCAGATCAAAAAATATATTTAGTCGCAGTCTTAGCAGATAATGGTAAATTTAAGGAAGCATTAACCCAAGAACATCCTATCTGTATTCAAGTACCATAG
- a CDS encoding RNA-guided endonuclease InsQ/TnpB family protein, with amino-acid sequence MLKVIKIRIYPDSSQKLALAKAFGSCRWLWNHFLNLMNETYKQTGKGLSGYDVKKLIPELKKQEETSWLSETYSQCLQQVCLNLGVAFNNFFEKRAKYPNFKSKHGKQSLQYPSNVSIKGDCFNVPKIGLVYAKIHRPIDGKIKTVTITKNCCNQYYASVLVDDGKDKPKVSSEGKAIGIDLGLNHFAITSDGSKFDNPKILKKHEVNLKRKQQQLSRKQKGSNNRNKARLKVAKVHKKITNCREDFLHKLSRRIVNENQVIVLEDLNVKGMIKNHCLAKAIQQVGWGQFCTMLKYKAEQEGKTYMEVDRFFPSSKTCHVCLKRVDSLPLDIRHWECPKCKTKHDRDINAAINIRDEGLRILKTGLTRSGNKFRTQPLTSGTGDKAYCPDVRRGRGGRKKSTTPLSVG; translated from the coding sequence ATGTTAAAAGTCATTAAAATCAGAATTTATCCAGATTCATCTCAAAAACTAGCACTGGCAAAAGCCTTTGGTAGTTGTAGATGGCTTTGGAATCATTTTTTGAATTTAATGAATGAGACTTATAAACAGACAGGTAAAGGTTTATCAGGTTACGATGTTAAGAAGTTAATCCCTGAGCTAAAAAAACAGGAGGAAACTTCTTGGTTGTCTGAAACTTACTCTCAGTGCTTACAACAGGTTTGTTTAAATCTTGGAGTAGCCTTTAATAATTTCTTTGAAAAAAGAGCAAAGTATCCTAATTTTAAAAGCAAACATGGTAAGCAGTCTTTACAATACCCTAGTAATGTCAGTATTAAAGGCGACTGTTTTAATGTTCCTAAAATTGGTTTGGTTTATGCAAAAATTCACCGTCCTATTGATGGAAAAATTAAAACCGTAACTATTACCAAGAATTGTTGTAATCAATATTATGCCTCTGTCTTGGTTGATGATGGTAAAGATAAACCAAAAGTAAGCTCTGAAGGTAAAGCTATAGGAATTGATTTGGGATTAAATCATTTTGCTATTACCAGTGATGGGAGTAAGTTTGATAACCCAAAAATATTAAAAAAACATGAAGTTAACTTAAAGAGAAAACAGCAACAATTATCCCGTAAACAAAAAGGGTCAAATAATCGAAATAAAGCAAGATTAAAAGTTGCTAAAGTACATAAAAAAATTACTAATTGCCGTGAGGATTTTCTACACAAACTATCTCGTAGGATAGTAAACGAAAACCAAGTTATAGTGCTAGAAGACCTCAATGTTAAAGGTATGATAAAAAATCATTGCCTAGCCAAAGCTATTCAACAGGTAGGTTGGGGGCAATTTTGTACCATGCTTAAATATAAAGCGGAACAAGAAGGAAAAACATATATGGAAGTAGATAGATTTTTCCCCAGTTCTAAAACTTGTCATGTATGCCTTAAGAGAGTAGATAGTTTGCCTTTGGACATAAGACATTGGGAATGTCCAAAATGTAAGACAAAGCATGACAGGGATATAAATGCGGCAATTAACATCCGAGATGAAGGACTACGAATATTAAAGACGGGGCTTACAAGGAGCGGAAATAAATTCCGCACACAGCCCCTCACCTCTGGAACGGGGGATAAAGCCTATTGCCCAGATGTAAGACGTGGTAGAGGAGGACGTAAGAAATCCACTACACCGCTATCTGTTGGGTAG
- a CDS encoding chemotaxis protein CheW, whose protein sequence is MNTANLPNQPSSSTEKVKLLVFSIGNLNTALHIDAVEKVVNYNQIFGSGLNHFGLVNLGDKEITVVDLHKKLFNSPQALSTEGKKYLLLVKNSGGETFGIVISQTPELYDVPLNVIRILPPSYRRADTLKIASHVAVFRENEEEKTIFLLDPDELINPNT, encoded by the coding sequence ATGAATACCGCTAATTTACCAAATCAACCATCTTCGAGTACGGAAAAAGTAAAATTGCTAGTATTTTCTATTGGTAATCTTAATACTGCCTTACACATCGATGCAGTGGAAAAAGTGGTTAACTATAATCAAATATTTGGTAGTGGTTTAAATCATTTTGGTTTAGTCAATTTAGGCGATAAAGAAATTACCGTTGTTGATTTACATAAAAAGTTATTTAACTCTCCTCAAGCATTATCCACAGAAGGAAAAAAATATCTATTATTAGTGAAAAATAGCGGTGGTGAAACTTTTGGAATTGTTATTTCTCAAACTCCAGAATTATACGATGTTCCCTTAAATGTGATTAGAATTTTACCACCTTCTTATCGTCGAGCAGACACCCTTAAAATTGCCTCCCATGTAGCTGTTTTTAGGGAAAATGAAGAGGAAAAAACTATTTTCTTACTTGATCCAGATGAATTAATTAACCCTAACACCTAA
- a CDS encoding NINE protein: MKQKSIAAVLAFFVGGFGVHKFYLGNNFAGILYLLLFWTFIPSILAIFDFLGLLLMSEQAFNAKYNLQEVNKLNLLQSSQNDNIDKLKKIKELYDQGIITAEEYEEKRRKFLDLL, from the coding sequence ATGAAACAAAAATCTATAGCGGCTGTACTTGCATTTTTTGTGGGAGGTTTTGGGGTTCATAAATTTTATTTAGGGAACAACTTTGCGGGGATTTTATATCTATTATTATTCTGGACTTTTATCCCTTCTATTCTAGCAATTTTTGATTTTTTAGGACTATTATTAATGTCAGAACAGGCATTTAATGCCAAATATAATTTACAGGAAGTAAATAAACTTAATCTATTACAATCATCCCAAAATGATAATATTGACAAATTAAAAAAAATCAAAGAACTTTATGATCAAGGCATTATAACAGCAGAAGAATACGAAGAAAAAAGAAGAAAATTTTTAGATTTATTATAG